The Xanthomonas sp. CFBP 8443 genome has a window encoding:
- a CDS encoding acyl carrier protein, with translation MSARELWLKDALSELMEVDVAQISATRTFAEQGVDSLIGLRLTRKLEESLGLEVDLEWLFDHPSIRELAQFLDSHFGVLDAMPARPNHDRRIDA, from the coding sequence ATGAGTGCGCGCGAGCTGTGGCTGAAGGATGCGTTGTCGGAATTGATGGAGGTCGATGTGGCGCAGATCTCGGCGACACGGACCTTCGCCGAGCAAGGGGTCGATTCGCTGATCGGTTTGCGCCTGACCCGCAAGCTCGAAGAGTCGCTAGGCTTGGAGGTCGACCTTGAATGGCTGTTCGACCATCCCAGCATTCGCGAACTGGCGCAGTTCCTTGACTCGCATTTTGGCGTGCTCGATGCCATGCCGGCCCGGCCGAACCATGATCGCAGGATCGATGCATGA
- a CDS encoding fatty acyl-AMP ligase produces the protein MQSFPEIVLQRAQLKSDDVACRFFKGPALAHELMTFGALWERASGWARKFQAQGLAQQRAVLVCKSQQNFVVAFYACLLAGVVAVPASPPRRQNSQNRLQIIVHDAGAHAIIFDSDEFLQAELAVGDEALLRIDMREPVETFADPVCAAQWEPARVEVSTPAFLQYTSGSTGDPKGVVVTHGNLVDNCAAIQDGMEITGESRLFTALPLFHDMGLVGGVLQFMYSGCSASFLSPAEFVQYPERWLHVISEFRITVSGGPNFMYDLAARTVRDEAIAGVDLSSWGVAFCGAEPIRAGVIDRFTQRFAAHGFRAEAFYPCYGMAESTLLITGVQVGAAPTLRRHGGAEVVGCGSPRGDARIEIVDPETSSRMAEGQEGEIWVRGGSVAHGYWMRPELSQRVFHARIDGAGPGHLRTGDLGFMLDGQLYVTGRLKDLIIVNGRKYAPQDIEDRCEQSHEALRQAGGAAFGISDVEGERLVVVFELKREWLRRRPDLPAVVGSMRASVNAEYGLPVADIVLLKPGALPRTSSGKVRRMQCRMDYLSGELERVAAH, from the coding sequence GTGCAGAGTTTTCCCGAGATCGTGCTCCAGCGTGCGCAGTTGAAATCGGACGACGTCGCCTGCCGCTTTTTCAAGGGGCCTGCGCTTGCGCATGAGCTCATGACGTTTGGTGCGCTATGGGAGCGCGCGTCGGGCTGGGCCCGCAAGTTTCAGGCGCAGGGCCTTGCGCAGCAGCGTGCTGTGCTCGTATGCAAATCGCAACAGAACTTTGTTGTCGCCTTCTATGCGTGCCTGCTTGCGGGCGTCGTCGCCGTTCCCGCCTCTCCGCCACGCCGGCAGAATTCGCAAAATCGTCTACAAATCATCGTCCATGATGCCGGCGCGCATGCGATCATCTTCGATTCCGACGAGTTTCTACAGGCGGAGTTGGCGGTGGGGGATGAGGCGCTGCTCAGAATCGATATGCGCGAACCTGTGGAAACGTTCGCGGACCCAGTGTGCGCCGCACAATGGGAGCCCGCGCGCGTGGAAGTATCGACACCTGCTTTTCTTCAATATACCTCTGGCTCCACCGGGGATCCGAAAGGCGTCGTCGTCACCCATGGAAATCTCGTAGACAATTGTGCTGCGATTCAAGATGGGATGGAAATCACAGGCGAATCACGTTTATTTACTGCACTACCATTGTTTCACGACATGGGGCTGGTTGGCGGCGTCCTGCAGTTCATGTATTCCGGATGTTCGGCGAGCTTCCTGTCGCCTGCCGAGTTCGTGCAGTATCCGGAGCGCTGGTTGCACGTCATCTCCGAGTTTCGCATCACTGTCAGTGGTGGTCCGAACTTCATGTACGATCTGGCCGCACGCACGGTTAGGGACGAAGCCATCGCTGGGGTCGATCTGTCTTCATGGGGTGTGGCGTTCTGCGGAGCCGAGCCCATCCGCGCCGGCGTCATTGACCGATTCACGCAGCGATTTGCGGCACATGGCTTCCGCGCAGAGGCGTTCTATCCCTGCTATGGCATGGCGGAATCGACGTTGCTGATCACCGGCGTGCAGGTCGGCGCTGCGCCGACGCTACGTCGGCATGGCGGCGCAGAGGTGGTGGGCTGCGGGTCGCCGCGTGGCGATGCGCGCATCGAGATCGTCGATCCCGAGACCTCGTCAAGGATGGCGGAAGGGCAGGAGGGGGAGATATGGGTCAGGGGTGGCAGCGTCGCGCACGGTTATTGGATGCGGCCGGAGTTGAGCCAGCGTGTTTTCCACGCGCGGATAGACGGTGCCGGCCCCGGTCACCTGCGTACCGGTGATCTCGGCTTCATGCTCGATGGCCAGTTGTACGTGACCGGACGCCTCAAGGATCTGATCATCGTCAACGGCAGGAAGTACGCACCTCAGGACATCGAAGACAGGTGCGAGCAAAGCCACGAAGCCTTGCGCCAAGCCGGCGGTGCCGCCTTCGGCATAAGCGACGTGGAGGGGGAACGGCTGGTGGTGGTGTTCGAACTCAAGCGTGAATGGCTGCGGCGCCGTCCCGACTTGCCCGCTGTGGTCGGTTCGATGCGCGCATCAGTCAATGCCGAATACGGGTTGCCGGTAGCGGATATCGTGCTGCTCAAGCCTGGTGCGTTGCCGCGGACCTCGAGCGGCAAGGTGCGACGGATGCAATGCCGGATGGACTACCTGTCTGGTGAGTTGGAGCGCGTCGCGGCGCATTGA